The Xylanibacillus composti sequence AATTCGAGCGCCACAGGCACATCGCCCATCCTTTCCCTCGTCCGCTTCAATAGCTCGACGTGTTTTTTGCAGCAGTCGAACCAGGGCGGATACTGGAACAACACCGCCTTCAGCCGCCCGGCCCGGTGAACCGGTCCGATCGAAAGATGAAAGCTGTCGAACATCTCATCCGCGGTAGCGTACGGGAGCTTGCCTCTGGCATGCCCCGTCATACCCTGGTACGCCTTGAACACGAAACTGAAATGGCCGGGGGTGTCCCTCAACCATTTGGCGATATTCCGTTCCGGCTGCACCGCATAGAACGAGCTGTCTACCTCCACAACCGGGAAGTGGCGGCTGTACACTTTGAGCTTATCGCCGGCAGGGGTCCCGTCCGGGTACAGATCGTCATGATCCCCCCAACCAGCGAGTCCGATCAGAATCAAGCGAACCCCTCCTTGCCACGCCTTTCGGCATACACGTGTTTAACTTCTCCATCTCAGCATTGCGGCCGATCTCGTTGGTCGTGACGCACGGACAACGTTATTCCGCTTCGATTGCTCGTATGGTTTCCCCTTCTATGAGTACAGGTTCATAGTATGTGCTCGCGGGCAGATCTTTTTTGCCTTGCAGACGCCGGATAATCCAGTCTGCTGCGTCTCGTCCCATCTGTTCCTGCGGGTGGGTAAGCGTAGTGAGTTGAATATTCGCATTCTTGGCGATATACGAATTGTCCTGACCGACAATGGACAGCTCCCCTGGAATGGAGATCCCCAGTCTTCTGCACACATGCACGACTTCCAACCCGACCTCGTCGTTGTAACACACCAGGGCGGTCAATTCGTGCAAATGGTCGCTGAGAAACTTCTCCAGGTTCGTTGACAAATCCGGCTTCGTCGTCGTATCGAAAGATAACACATGTCCAGGATCGAACGGCAACTTGGCTTCTCCAAGCGCCTTGATGAACCCTTTCATGCGATATTTCCCTTGCAAGTCATCCATCTTGGCTATTATGCCGATCCGCGTATGCCCTTTGGCGATTAGTTCATTTGTCGCGAGATAGCTGGACTGCACATCATCCAAACAGAAGAAAGGAACCTCCAGCTCTTCATAAAAGGCATTGATCATGACGAGAGGGGTCTCTTGCTCTTGAAACATCAAGTAGTAAGCGATATTGGGATTGTATACGTTGCTCCTGGTAGGCTCGACAATCAGTCCGTCCACACCATTGGACAGCATCGTCTCCAACGCTTTTTTCTCTTGTGTGACATCATTATTCGTACTCGCCAACAGCAAGGAATAGCTGTCTTCGTTCAACCGGCTTTCAATGCCGCGGATGATCGAAGGGAAGATGTAGTCCGAGATATAAGTCGTGATGACGCCGATCGTTTTATTCGTCGTTTTTCCATTCGATCTCAACCTGTACTGGTTGCTGACATACGTGCCCGACCCTTTCTCGCTTCTAAGAAATCCCTCTTGCGATAACGCTAATATCGCTTTGCGGACAGTCTGCCGGCTCACCTTATACATATGCTGCAGAGCGGCCTCCGAAGGGATCTGCTCGCCTGCTTTGTATGTCCCCGACAAGAT is a genomic window containing:
- a CDS encoding DUF72 domain-containing protein; this translates as MILIGLAGWGDHDDLYPDGTPAGDKLKVYSRHFPVVEVDSSFYAVQPERNIAKWLRDTPGHFSFVFKAYQGMTGHARGKLPYATADEMFDSFHLSIGPVHRAGRLKAVLFQYPPWFDCCKKHVELLKRTRERMGDVPVALEFRHQSWFRPAYIEKTLAFMEREGWIHSICDEPQAGEGSVPTVERVTSHTRTIVRFHGRNAEGWNRQGKRDEWRAVRYLYRYSEAELEEWKARLIRLEKQCEEICVLFNNNSGGDAASNAKQLQQMLGQEPEPLPPSQIELDS
- a CDS encoding GntR family transcriptional regulator, which codes for MKPKYQIIIDDIKSHILSGTYKAGEQIPSEAALQHMYKVSRQTVRKAILALSQEGFLRSEKGSGTYVSNQYRLRSNGKTTNKTIGVITTYISDYIFPSIIRGIESRLNEDSYSLLLASTNNDVTQEKKALETMLSNGVDGLIVEPTRSNVYNPNIAYYLMFQEQETPLVMINAFYEELEVPFFCLDDVQSSYLATNELIAKGHTRIGIIAKMDDLQGKYRMKGFIKALGEAKLPFDPGHVLSFDTTTKPDLSTNLEKFLSDHLHELTALVCYNDEVGLEVVHVCRRLGISIPGELSIVGQDNSYIAKNANIQLTTLTHPQEQMGRDAADWIIRRLQGKKDLPASTYYEPVLIEGETIRAIEAE